In Gemmatimonadota bacterium, the sequence TAACGCACCGAGGCCATCGCCATCGGCATTTACATGCGTTGTCAGCACGAGTTCCTCGCCTGATAACAAAAAATTCAGAGCCGCTTGAAAGTCCATTGTTATATCCGTATATATCAATGCAAGGGGATAGCAGATCATTGACGTTTTAAAATTTGCTCATGCTGGCGTTTGAGTTGCCACAAGATTTGCTGCCGTCGCTTCTGCGAACTGTGTATGGTATAAAGAATACTCACCCGTTTGCGCGCCGCCTGCAATGTCTGGACATCTCGCTGGTCCTGATCTTTTATCCTGGATAAATACAGCATGCGTTGGGCCGCATCTCGTAGTGACTTTGCTGAAAATAATACTGAGAGTATTCCCTGTCGCCCTATTTTGTATATCTCGCGCGCACGTTGCGCTATATTCTGCTCGCGATTTTTTAGTTGTGACTGAGCCAGTCGAAGCAGTTGCTCGGTACGGTTGATTTCATCCCCCAAACTATTGATTTCCTCAGCCAAATTTGGAGATGTGTCCTGCGGTTTCTCACTCTCGCTTTCAGATTGGTTCGGTGCCGATGCTTCCGACGAGACCTGAGGCGTTTGTAAATCACGCGCTTTTAAACTGTCCATCGCCGCTTGCTCAGCTTTCAGGCGTGCTTCCAGAACTTTTATTGTCTGTGCTCTTCCATTGGACGATGATGCGATTAGAAGAGCTATCATATACAATATGTACGCTGATTTTTGCACGCTATACCCCAATGGACAGGCATTGCCCTACGCGATTTCCCTCAACATGCGGTTCAGCGATGACCAACTGCCTACTGCGCCCAGTACAGTACCCAATGCTATCAGACAGAGTGTCAGTTCAATCGTTGGTGTGACTGTCAAACCCGGTACGCGAACAGCCCACCACGGTGATATATAAGCCAACATCAGGGGGGCTAAAAATCCACCGACAAAGCCCAGTATTGCACCTCCAGCCTCAAAGATCATCCACACAGTTATATCCGTTGCGCCGACCAACCGCATAATCCCAATGGCATCGCGCTGCGCCAGTACCATCAATTTGGTCGCATGGCTTATTGCAAATGCACACGCAAAACACAGGATACACCCAAGAGCGAGTCCAATGCCGGTAATTACTTTAATAAAATGCTCTAAAGAATTCGCCCAAGCTTCACCCACATTTACACCTTCTACAGCACTGTGACCGGTTACAGATCTTGCAACAGCCCGAGCGCGGCGCGGCATATTCTCACCGGGCGAGATACGTACTCTGAGCGAAGCGGGCAATGGATTGCTCGAAAGCGCATCGACCGTACCCAGGCCAAATCGTGACCGAAATTCTCTGGCAGCCGCGTCTTGATCTACATACATAATTCCGGCCACCTCGGGTCTTGCTTCTAACGTGCGCCGCAATGCCAATATGCGCTGAGGTGAAATGCCATCTTTTAAGTAAATGTCTATCTCTACCCGCGCGCGCAGCCGATCAACCAGCGCGTTCCCACTTTCGATGACCTGCCAAAGGAATCCCAATACCAGCAGCGATGCTCCAATGGTCGCCACAGAAATCACACCTGCGATTCTCGTCCGCACAACTCCTTGCCATGCCTCGCGCAATACCAGACTCATCTCACTTTTCCATTTGCTCAGTTTGTGACTTGCTCAACAACGCCATTTTCCAACTGCAATATTCGCCAGGGATATTGGTTTTCTTGCACTGCTTCACGTGTCGCTATGATCACAGCTATTCCGCGCGCATTCATCTTTTTAAAAATAGCCATCACCTGCTCTGTTGCGTCGGTATCCAAATTAGCGGTTGGTTCATCTGCCAACAAGACAAGGGGATCATTCACCAGTGCCCGCGCAATTGCCACCCGTAGTCGCCCATCACCCGACAACTCATCTGGATACGCATTGCGTTTGTGCAACAAATCCACATCTGACAATATTGCCTGTGTTTTGCGCTTGATCCAGCGTCGCGAAACACCTGTTACTTCAAGGGCGAAGGCCACATTTTCATAAACTGTGCGATGGTGCAATAATTTGAAGTCTTGAAATACGACACCCACTTGTCGTCGCAATTGAGGGATATCCGTTTTTCGAATTTGCCGCGAGTCGTACTCTCCCACAGATACCACGCCCGAACGGGGCAATTCCGCAAATATAATCAGTTCGAGTATCGCGCGCTTTTCCGCCTCGGTCTGTCCAACCAGATAGACAAATTCGCCCTGATTGATCTCTATGTTGGCATCGACCAATATCGGTTGTTCCCAATGCTCGACACATACGTTTTGTAATTTAATTACAGACATGATGTACAACTGCTTCAGCAGTAATTGAACTGTTTTCTTAGAACAAAATGCACCCGATCCGAAAAATCTGTCGGTGGTGCATACCCAAACCCACCGTATGCTCCCACCATTTCAAAAGGCGATTTATCCACAATTTCTTCGATCACCGACAGAGAATAGATGCGCTGTTGATGTACTTCTTTGACCACTTCATCCGTGTCTTCAAAATGAATATCAAATTTGTTGTATTGCACACCTTTCTCGTAATAGCTGTGTCGTCGATATGAAAATCCATCTCCCGAATCTTCTGACTGCATATTGCTAAAGTATTGCCTCGAATTGCTCTCTGTACAGATATCGACTACAAAGATACCGTTGAGATTTACAATGCGGTGTACTTCTTCCAACGCACGCGCGATCTTTTCGGGTGACATCAAATAGTTGATGCTATCGTACAAACACAACGCGGTATCGCACGGGGGCAAATCGCTCAAATCGAGTAGATTGCGATGGTAAAAGGGAATGGGATAGCGCAACTTCCGCGTTTTATCTACAGCGACATCCAGCATTTCCCTGCATCCATCCGCACCTATTACATCGAACTTCTGGCGGTATAGCTCAATTGCCAGACTGCCCGTTCCACAGGCCAGGTCCAGGACTCGATTGGGTTTGATCTTGTGTCGTGCGAGCAATGACGACACATAATGTGCCCAATGTACGTAATCTACGTGTCGCATCACATGGTCGTAAATGGTCGCTAAGCGGCTATAAGGTGTTGCCTCAGTAGTTGGCATAAAATGAAAAACGGCCAGCCCGTGCCGACCTTGACCTTTCTACTTTTCTGAGTGGTGAGGGGATGCGTCTCAAAAAAATTCTGGTGCCCGTGCCTCATCTCGAATAACGCGATAATATTCAGGTGCTCGCTTCCGCGACACATTGCCCTGTGGAATCGCCAGTACTTCGAACTCTAATAGGCGATCGGAAAATGCAATGCATACCCTCTGTCCGGCGCGCAGAGTGCGACTCGCTTTGGCCTCTTGCCCATCTACTGTCACAATGCCATTGCCACACGCCCGCTTGGCCTCTGAACGTCGCCGCACCAGACAACACGTATTTAGATAGATATCTAATCTCATACCATCCTATTCCAACCGCACATCCACATATAATTTTGCCCGCGTTTCCGCAAGTTTCTCGCGGAATAATTCCTGCAAGCGCTCTTCTTGAGCAAATTTCTCTAATGCAGTGGCATCGTCATTGATTCGGAATAGATTCCAGCCGCCTTCCATTTTTACGGGCAAACTCACATCACCCGGCTTGAGTGCGCGCACCACATCTGCGATTTCGGGTGGAAGGTTGGGCTTGGGAATGTCGTCCCTCCAAAATCCGCCGCGAGATGCTGTTTCTTCATAGTCGGAATGCTCGCGTGCAAGTTCGGCAAAATCCGCTCCGTCTTTAATCTGTTGATACAACGCCAGTGCCTTTTGCTGGCCGGCTTTTTCGTCTTTTTGTAGCAAAAACAAAATGTGACGCGCTCGCACCTGATCGTCCGAGATTTCTTCAACGCGAATGATGTGGAAGCCAAATTGCGATTGTACGAGGCCGCTCACCTCACCGACTTTGAGACTAAAGGCAACGTCTTCAAATGCAGGTACCATGGTTCCGCGTCCAAAAAAGCCCAGATCCCCACCTTGAGACGCGCTGCCCGGGTCCTGTGAGTATTCTTTTGCCAGTGCTGCAAAATCTTCACCTGCTCGAATACGCTCTAAGATCGCTTCTGCCTGGGGGCGAATTTTGTCCTGCTGTTCTGTCGATGCGGTAGGTTCTACAAAAATATGGCTCAACGACACGAAATCTGACTCGCCTCGGCGGTATTTTTCTTCAAATTCCTTTATATCCCGGGGCGATACGCTGACCTGCTGTGACAGCAGTCCATACATACTCTGTTCCAAATACTGGTTGCGAAACTGCTCTCTAAATCTGTCTCGCATCTGTCGCTCGGTCAACCCCGCTTTTTTTAATTCTTCGACAAAAGCTGCTGTGCCAAATTGTTCCTTAAACTGACGAACCTGCGCTCGCACCATTTCTTCCACGCGCTCGTCATCTACCTCTATGCTGTCTTCTCGCGCTCTGACCAGTAATAAGTTGCGCTGAATTTCATTTTCCAGCACCTTATTAAACATATTTTCAAGCTCTGCCTGTGGCACGGTTCGCACATCGATTTTTCGAGTAATCAACTCCATCCGCAGCTTGTTCTCCACATCAGACCGCAATACAATTTTGTCATCTACTACCGCTATAATTTTATCTACTAAGACAGGCTCTGCACGCGCTGTGCCCGCGAGCAGGAATACCCCAATCAGCAAGTTGATAAGCAGCGTTTTCATGTCGATAAATTCCTTCAAATCGGTGAGACGTTCCTCACCTTGTATTATTCAATTGCTTCCAATCTACTGACCATTCAATCTGTTCTTTGAGTTCGGCAATCAATTTGGCGCGTTGTTCGCGGCGGCGCTCGGCCAGGATGCGTTGCTGTATCTCGTCGCGCACATCGACCAGGTCGCGTATTGAACCCTCGTCGTTTCGATCCATTACCTCAATGATATGGTAGCCCAGTTCAGTGCGCGCGCGTATCCGGTGTCCCAATTTGGCATCCCAACATGCCGCCCAAAAAGAAGGGTTGACCATATCTTCGGTAAAATATCCCAGATCGCCACCATTTATAGCCGACTGATCGATTGAGACTTCGCGCGCCACCTGTTCAAAAAATTCGCCTTTTTGCAGGCGTACCCACGCCCGAGTTTGTGCATTCCGGTCTGCCACTATGAGATGCCGCACTCTGAGTTCGAGTTGGTCGCGCTCAAAATCTGCACGATGTTCTTCGTAATAGGTGAGAATTTCATCCTCTGAGACTTCGGCATCGCGTGCGTGTGTGCGTGCCATCAATTCGCTCGCCAATAGTTGCCGAACAGCGCGATCAATGCGATCTGACAGTTCGGGATCTCGATCGAGTTTTTGTCTTATGGCTTCTCGATAGAGGAGTTCTTCCTCGATCCAATTTTCGACCAGTCTTTGTTTTTCTTTTGGCGAGATTGTTCCTGCAAACGGAGAGGGAATACGCCTCTCCAATGCCTCTTTGGTCAGATGGCGATTTCCCACTTGCGCCACGATGGAAACTTTTTGTGGCTTATCGCACCCCCACATGCCAATCAGGCAGATTATTAGACCGATTTTTAAATACCGCGTCCGTTTCAAAACGCGATCTCCCATTGCGATCATATCCCCGCATGTGGCTCTAAACTATTGGCAATAAAAAAGGTTCCAAGTAATCGAATATACGCCTTCAAATTAGGCTCTGCAACACATTTTTAGCCGATTCTAACCGCGATTGCGGTCCCTTTCCAATTAGCGCTACTTCGATTTTTGGCGGTTCTCCCAGGGCAAATTCCAGGGGGAGTGGCGACTGTGTCACCATATGTTCAATATCTGTTCGCATCAGCGGTTTGTCTGGCGACAGGGTCATTATCATGGTCTGTCCGATTTGCAATTGCGACAATCTGAGTTGGCGAGCCAAAATTTTGACCTGTAATATGTCTAATAATGCGGATGTGGGTTCGGGCAAAGGACCAAAGCGATCTGCGAGTTCTTCCTCAATCGCCAGGACTTCTACTGTTCGCCTGATCTGGCCCAATCTTTGATAAAACTGCATTTTTTGATCCGCATCTGGAATATAGTCGTCTGGAATATACGATGATACGGATATCTGTACATCTGGTTCAATCGCAGGTTCGGTCTCATCGCCCTTAATTTGCCGCACGGCTTCGTCCAAAAGGCGCGTGTACAAATCAAATCCCACAGCTGCTATATGTCCGTGTTGCTGCGCGCCGAGCAAGTTGCCCGTGCCCCGAATTTCCATGTCTCGCATTGAAATGTGAAAACCCGATCCCAAATCCGAAAATTCTTCTATGGCGCGCAATCGCCTCACCGCTGGTTTTCTGAGTGCTTGCCACGACGGCACGAATAAATACGCATATGCCCGCTTATTTGACCGCCCAACCCGGCCGCGCAATTGATACAACTGCGCCAATCCCAGACGATCTGCTCGATTTACGATTAGCGTGTTCGCGTTGGGAATGTCCAGCCCGGATTCCACGATCATGGTCGAGACCAGAACATCGTATTTGTGCTCGAAAAAGTCCATCATCACTTTTTCGAGTTGTCGCTCGGGCATTTGTCCATGTCCCATACCAAAACGCACCTGCGGTAGCAGGCGGGTGAGAAAGCCCATCATCGCGTGCATGGATTGAACCCGATTGTGGACAAAATAAACCTGTCCACCGCGATCTACTTCTCGCAAGATCGCTTCGGCAATGCGGTCTTCTTCAAAAGCCAGCACTTCGGTCTGAATTGGCAAGCGGTCTTTGGGCGGGGTTTGTATGACAGACATATCGCGTGCGCCCATCAGCGACATGTGCAGGGTGCGCGGAATGGGTGTGGCGGTAAGTGTCAACACATCTACCAGGCGCCGCATTTCTTTTAACCGCTCTTTGTGCCGCACCCCAAAGCGGTGTTCTTCGTCTATGACCAGAAGGCCGAGGGATTTGAAGTTGACATCTTTTGACAACAACCGATGCGTGCCCACCACAATATCTACGGTGCCTTTCTTCATTGCCTCGAGGGTTCGCATCTGTTCGGCCCGCGTGCGGAAGCGGCTCAAGACCGCTATATGGACGGGAAATTCGGAAAACCGTTCACAAAATGTGCGATAATGTTGTTGCGCCAATATGGTTGTGGGGGCGAGCACTGCTACTTGTTTGCCATCTAAAATTGCCTTAAATGCCCCGCGAATCGCCACTTCTGTTTTGCCATATCCCACATCGCCACAAACCAACCGGTCCATGGCAGATTGCGCTTCCATATCTTTTCGCACGGCGTCAATCGCTTCTTGTTGATCCCGGGTTTCGCGATAGGGAAACGAGGCTTCCAGTGCGTTCATTTCTGATCCGTCAGGCGAAAATGCCATGCCCGGTTGCGCCTTGCGTTCGGCGTATAATGACACGAGTTCTGCCGCCATTTTGAATATGGCTTTGCGCGTCTTTTCCTTTAGCCGCTCCCAGGCCACTGTGCCCAATTTGCTCAATACGGGTACTATGCTATCCTGGCTCGAATATTTTTGCACCTGATTCATCTGATCCACTGGTACAAAAACCCGATCTCCATCCCGATATCCAATGGTGAGGCAATCGCTGGACATGCGGCCTATTTCAATTCGCTTCACGCCTTCAAACCGACCGATTCCGTGATCTACGTGTACGACAAAATCGCCGCGCTGAAGAGCGGATATGGTCTTGATGGGGTGTGCGTCTTGAAAACGTCGATACCGCCGTCTGCGATGTACGCGGCTGTAAATTTCGTGGTCATTGATCAAAAAGACTTTGCCAGGGCGGTATGTAAATCCGGATTGTAGTGTGCCCACGTATAGGGAGACCACATCGGCACTTTCTTCCAAAATTTCTTCCAGCCGCGCTTTTTGCCCATCACTTTCACACAGAATGACCACTTCATAAGCGTCCAACCAGTGCTTTCGCAAATCCTCTTTTAACAGTTGTACATGGCCTTCGTAGTGTCGCCCACTCTGTCCGCTCAAATCCACCACTTCCTCAGATGCCCCTCCCAGTGCGCGGTTCAAGACTCTGGGCATGTGTTCCAATTGTCGAAGGACGATTTCCGGTT encodes:
- a CDS encoding ATP-binding cassette domain-containing protein, with product MSVIKLQNVCVEHWEQPILVDANIEINQGEFVYLVGQTEAEKRAILELIIFAELPRSGVVSVGEYDSRQIRKTDIPQLRRQVGVVFQDFKLLHHRTVYENVAFALEVTGVSRRWIKRKTQAILSDVDLLHKRNAYPDELSGDGRLRVAIARALVNDPLVLLADEPTANLDTDATEQVMAIFKKMNARGIAVIIATREAVQENQYPWRILQLENGVVEQVTN
- the mfd gene encoding transcription-repair coupling factor translates to MSVERLYNRIKNSSPFKDLSQKLESGERVITMRGGSGSLSAFAIAWIEETVPGPVVVVCADEDRAEALRNDLERLLDEEHVGYFPGWDVAHFDGRSPHLDVVGLRMEALDQLRRVASGIVVTPIEALMGHTLPPDLFDLSVKSLHLEQETSPLQLADHLVEIGYERVTTVEGVGQFGMRGGILDVCSFGNAHPVRLEFWGDEISSIRAFDFSTQRSIEQMEKTRILPCRESVLPLTMADIYLENLEIAERDLGIELPEVRNLLEREGIFEGQEHYLSVLYGERTGLLDYIPKGCWLVLDDPDSIATAADNAWHACVQIAQKQKKRRAETEPLPAQCVLRQPEIVLRQLEHMPRVLNRALGGASEEVVDLSGQSGRHYEGHVQLLKEDLRKHWLDAYEVVILCESDGQKARLEEILEESADVVSLYVGTLQSGFTYRPGKVFLINDHEIYSRVHRRRRYRRFQDAHPIKTISALQRGDFVVHVDHGIGRFEGVKRIEIGRMSSDCLTIGYRDGDRVFVPVDQMNQVQKYSSQDSIVPVLSKLGTVAWERLKEKTRKAIFKMAAELVSLYAERKAQPGMAFSPDGSEMNALEASFPYRETRDQQEAIDAVRKDMEAQSAMDRLVCGDVGYGKTEVAIRGAFKAILDGKQVAVLAPTTILAQQHYRTFCERFSEFPVHIAVLSRFRTRAEQMRTLEAMKKGTVDIVVGTHRLLSKDVNFKSLGLLVIDEEHRFGVRHKERLKEMRRLVDVLTLTATPIPRTLHMSLMGARDMSVIQTPPKDRLPIQTEVLAFEEDRIAEAILREVDRGGQVYFVHNRVQSMHAMMGFLTRLLPQVRFGMGHGQMPERQLEKVMMDFFEHKYDVLVSTMIVESGLDIPNANTLIVNRADRLGLAQLYQLRGRVGRSNKRAYAYLFVPSWQALRKPAVRRLRAIEEFSDLGSGFHISMRDMEIRGTGNLLGAQQHGHIAAVGFDLYTRLLDEAVRQIKGDETEPAIEPDVQISVSSYIPDDYIPDADQKMQFYQRLGQIRRTVEVLAIEEELADRFGPLPEPTSALLDILQVKILARQLRLSQLQIGQTMIMTLSPDKPLMRTDIEHMVTQSPLPLEFALGEPPKIEVALIGKGPQSRLESAKNVLQSLI
- a CDS encoding class I SAM-dependent methyltransferase → MPTTEATPYSRLATIYDHVMRHVDYVHWAHYVSSLLARHKIKPNRVLDLACGTGSLAIELYRQKFDVIGADGCREMLDVAVDKTRKLRYPIPFYHRNLLDLSDLPPCDTALCLYDSINYLMSPEKIARALEEVHRIVNLNGIFVVDICTESNSRQYFSNMQSEDSGDGFSYRRHSYYEKGVQYNKFDIHFEDTDEVVKEVHQQRIYSLSVIEEIVDKSPFEMVGAYGGFGYAPPTDFSDRVHFVLRKQFNYC
- a CDS encoding peptidylprolyl isomerase; this encodes MGDRVLKRTRYLKIGLIICLIGMWGCDKPQKVSIVAQVGNRHLTKEALERRIPSPFAGTISPKEKQRLVENWIEEELLYREAIRQKLDRDPELSDRIDRAVRQLLASELMARTHARDAEVSEDEILTYYEEHRADFERDQLELRVRHLIVADRNAQTRAWVRLQKGEFFEQVAREVSIDQSAINGGDLGYFTEDMVNPSFWAACWDAKLGHRIRARTELGYHIIEVMDRNDEGSIRDLVDVRDEIQQRILAERRREQRAKLIAELKEQIEWSVDWKQLNNTR
- a CDS encoding peptidylprolyl isomerase; translated protein: MKTLLINLLIGVFLLAGTARAEPVLVDKIIAVVDDKIVLRSDVENKLRMELITRKIDVRTVPQAELENMFNKVLENEIQRNLLLVRAREDSIEVDDERVEEMVRAQVRQFKEQFGTAAFVEELKKAGLTERQMRDRFREQFRNQYLEQSMYGLLSQQVSVSPRDIKEFEEKYRRGESDFVSLSHIFVEPTASTEQQDKIRPQAEAILERIRAGEDFAALAKEYSQDPGSASQGGDLGFFGRGTMVPAFEDVAFSLKVGEVSGLVQSQFGFHIIRVEEISDDQVRARHILFLLQKDEKAGQQKALALYQQIKDGADFAELAREHSDYEETASRGGFWRDDIPKPNLPPEIADVVRALKPGDVSLPVKMEGGWNLFRINDDATALEKFAQEERLQELFREKLAETRAKLYVDVRLE
- a CDS encoding permease-like cell division protein FtsX, with the protein product MSLVLREAWQGVVRTRIAGVISVATIGASLLVLGFLWQVIESGNALVDRLRARVEIDIYLKDGISPQRILALRRTLEARPEVAGIMYVDQDAAAREFRSRFGLGTVDALSSNPLPASLRVRISPGENMPRRARAVARSVTGHSAVEGVNVGEAWANSLEHFIKVITGIGLALGCILCFACAFAISHATKLMVLAQRDAIGIMRLVGATDITVWMIFEAGGAILGFVGGFLAPLMLAYISPWWAVRVPGLTVTPTIELTLCLIALGTVLGAVGSWSSLNRMLREIA
- a CDS encoding S4 domain-containing protein, producing MRLDIYLNTCCLVRRRSEAKRACGNGIVTVDGQEAKASRTLRAGQRVCIAFSDRLLEFEVLAIPQGNVSRKRAPEYYRVIRDEARAPEFF